The proteins below come from a single Salinilacihabitans rarus genomic window:
- a CDS encoding formate/nitrite transporter family protein: MIESEDPDEETSVRDAVDRSRSGAPAAGAVVRDRFSSDEVFQRIVAAADEEITSGSRELFFSGLAAGFAITITFLLYASLYASTGGDPILSALLYPLGFVYIIIGGYQLYTENTLPPVALTLERLASIPALLRHWSIVLAGNFTGGALGAATLSWGGVFSPEAATAAFDIAQHGVETGWWDLFFKAAFAGLIVAGVVWVEYAARDTISRLVVVYLAFLAIPLGNLFHVVVSFTEMLYLAFAGQIAVHVGLVEFVLPVLLGNTLGGIVLVTVVNYFQTSERRLESARFDGVDRQLSPREWVFGSFAGRSYVPLIDTAESSGHDDTGPYRIVVPIANPRTETHLVDLACTLARDREGATVHAVHIIQMPNRAAMRYDAGQSQRIVAESEELMEGIRETARSYDVACDTSTIVSHRSFEDIIDTAEHQDADLVVMGWGNDRPWGAARAERPMDELTSQLPCDFLVLESRGLDVSRALLPTAGGPDSDLSAEVAETLRTVVGTEVTLLHVVDGPEEREAGEQFLSEWAAEHGLEDATFVVDDSGDVEGAICREADDHSLILIGATEEGLLYRLVTDSLHMDVVNEVDSSVLLAERPGERSLIQRLFGHW, translated from the coding sequence ATGATCGAATCCGAGGACCCCGACGAGGAGACGTCCGTTCGGGACGCGGTCGATCGGTCCAGAAGCGGCGCGCCCGCCGCCGGCGCGGTCGTCCGCGACCGGTTCTCCTCGGACGAGGTCTTCCAGCGCATCGTCGCCGCGGCCGACGAGGAGATCACCTCCGGCAGCCGCGAACTGTTCTTCAGCGGCCTCGCCGCCGGCTTCGCGATCACGATCACGTTCCTGCTGTACGCCTCGCTGTACGCCTCGACCGGGGGCGACCCGATCCTCAGCGCGCTGCTGTACCCGCTGGGGTTCGTCTACATCATCATCGGCGGCTACCAGCTCTACACCGAGAACACGCTGCCGCCGGTGGCGCTGACCCTCGAACGGCTGGCGAGTATCCCCGCGCTGTTGCGCCACTGGTCGATCGTGCTCGCCGGCAACTTCACCGGCGGCGCCCTCGGCGCGGCCACCCTCTCGTGGGGCGGGGTCTTCTCGCCGGAGGCGGCGACTGCGGCGTTCGACATCGCCCAGCACGGCGTCGAGACCGGCTGGTGGGACCTGTTCTTCAAGGCCGCCTTCGCCGGCCTGATCGTCGCCGGCGTCGTCTGGGTCGAGTACGCCGCCCGCGACACGATCTCGCGGCTCGTCGTCGTCTACCTCGCGTTCCTCGCGATCCCGCTCGGGAACCTCTTTCACGTCGTCGTCTCGTTCACCGAGATGCTCTATCTGGCGTTCGCGGGCCAGATCGCGGTCCACGTCGGACTCGTCGAGTTCGTCCTGCCGGTGTTGCTCGGGAACACGCTCGGGGGCATCGTCCTCGTGACGGTCGTCAACTACTTCCAGACGAGCGAGCGTCGCCTCGAATCGGCCCGCTTCGACGGCGTCGACCGACAGCTCTCGCCCCGGGAGTGGGTGTTCGGCAGCTTCGCGGGTCGCTCGTACGTCCCGCTGATCGACACCGCGGAGTCGAGCGGCCACGACGACACCGGTCCCTACCGGATCGTGGTCCCGATCGCGAACCCGCGCACCGAGACCCACCTCGTCGACCTCGCCTGCACCCTCGCGCGCGACCGGGAGGGGGCGACCGTCCACGCCGTCCACATTATCCAGATGCCCAATCGGGCGGCGATGCGTTACGACGCCGGCCAGAGCCAGCGGATCGTCGCCGAGTCCGAGGAACTGATGGAGGGCATCCGCGAGACGGCACGCAGCTACGACGTCGCCTGCGACACCTCGACGATCGTCTCCCACCGCTCGTTCGAGGACATCATCGACACCGCCGAGCACCAGGACGCTGATCTGGTCGTGATGGGCTGGGGCAACGACCGGCCGTGGGGCGCCGCCCGGGCCGAGCGCCCGATGGACGAGTTGACCAGCCAGCTTCCCTGCGACTTCCTCGTGCTGGAGTCCCGGGGGCTCGACGTCTCGCGAGCGCTCCTGCCGACCGCCGGCGGGCCGGACTCGGACCTGAGCGCCGAGGTCGCGGAGACGCTCCGGACGGTCGTCGGCACCGAGGTCACCCTGCTGCACGTCGTCGACGGCCCCGAGGAGCGCGAGGCCGGCGAGCAGTTCCTCTCCGAGTGGGCCGCCGAACACGGCCTCGAAGACGCCACGTTCGTCGTCGACGACTCCGGCGACGTCGAGGGGGCGATCTGTCGCGAGGCCGACGACCACTCGCTGATCCTCATCGGCGCCACCGAGGAAGGGTTGCTCTACCGGCTGGTGACCGACTCGCTGCACATGGACGTCGTCAACGAGGTCGACAGCTCCGTACTGCTCGCCGAGCGGCCGGGCGAGCGCAGCCTGATCCAGCGGCTGTTCGGCCACTGGTAG
- a CDS encoding TlpA family protein disulfide reductase: MRRRDALAGLASAGVLVGGGAVMVRGLPSFATGAASDPDGGGDDGDGTDDETAVGGGIEADGSVAVETVEAPGSDGGLVRVPGDAPATLVEFFVTGCGNCQAQMPRLAEARERIDDEVQFLSVTYQTPDAVPPAELADWWDRHGGTWPVGYDPTPGLASQHGVVGYPVALVVDGDGEKRWQEIGVKEPEEFVDAVERVLDG, translated from the coding sequence GTGAGACGGCGCGACGCGCTCGCGGGCCTCGCCAGCGCCGGCGTCCTCGTCGGCGGCGGCGCGGTGATGGTCCGCGGGCTCCCCTCGTTCGCGACGGGCGCCGCGTCGGACCCGGACGGCGGGGGCGACGACGGCGACGGGACCGACGACGAGACCGCAGTCGGCGGCGGGATCGAAGCCGACGGCTCGGTCGCGGTCGAGACGGTCGAGGCCCCCGGCAGCGACGGCGGGCTCGTGCGCGTTCCCGGGGACGCCCCCGCCACCCTCGTCGAGTTCTTCGTCACCGGCTGTGGGAACTGTCAGGCACAGATGCCCCGCCTCGCGGAGGCACGAGAGCGCATCGACGACGAGGTGCAGTTCCTCTCGGTCACCTACCAGACCCCCGACGCCGTCCCGCCCGCCGAACTCGCCGACTGGTGGGACCGCCACGGCGGAACCTGGCCCGTCGGCTACGATCCGACGCCGGGGCTGGCGAGCCAGCACGGGGTCGTCGGCTACCCGGTCGCGCTCGTCGTCGACGGGGACGGCGAGAAGCGGTGGCAGGAGATCGGCGTGAAGGAGCCGGAGGAGTTCGTCGACGCCGTCGAGCGCGTCCTCGACGGCTGA
- a CDS encoding chemotaxis protein CheC: MVDIRKLSFVDEMAKVGTNGVADNMSKLTGQDAQMEVTKTNFVDVAEIKSGVEPGKRVGVRVRLLDPPHGHILVLFPEDSAKKITAIMLRDVVDDMSNVSSKMARSAVEEMGNMMASGFIDGWADVLGRAIDTAAPQLVYAQASEVVVRTASLGSDDLALFFDSDLTVPSYQIEAEIYAFPDLEEFVRMINGMESNAA, from the coding sequence ATGGTCGACATCCGGAAGCTGAGCTTCGTAGACGAGATGGCGAAAGTCGGGACGAACGGCGTCGCGGACAACATGAGCAAACTCACGGGTCAGGACGCCCAGATGGAGGTGACGAAGACGAACTTCGTCGACGTCGCGGAGATCAAATCGGGCGTCGAACCCGGCAAGCGCGTCGGCGTCCGCGTCCGGCTGCTGGACCCGCCCCACGGCCACATCCTCGTGTTGTTCCCCGAGGACAGCGCGAAGAAGATCACGGCGATCATGCTCCGGGACGTCGTCGACGACATGTCGAACGTCTCGAGCAAGATGGCCCGCAGCGCCGTCGAGGAGATGGGCAACATGATGGCAAGCGGCTTCATCGACGGCTGGGCCGACGTCCTCGGCCGGGCGATCGACACCGCCGCGCCCCAGCTCGTCTACGCGCAGGCCAGCGAGGTCGTCGTCCGGACGGCGAGCCTCGGCAGCGACGACCTCGCGTTGTTTTTCGACTCGGACCTGACGGTGCCCAGCTACCAGATCGAGGCCGAGATCTACGCCTTCCCCGACCTGGAAGAGTTCGTCCGGATGATCAACGGAATGGAATCGAACGCGGCATGA
- a CDS encoding carboxypeptidase regulatory-like domain-containing protein, protein MKTVRPLVLDLDRDDVPVGEPLAVRVRDGRGKPVADALVASARSEARTGPDGRCRLTFRAPGFRRVVAAKEPGERVAYEPTSALVRAVPASTRRLAGRMDARSD, encoded by the coding sequence ATGAAAACCGTCCGGCCGCTCGTTCTCGACCTCGACCGCGACGACGTGCCAGTGGGGGAACCGCTCGCCGTCCGCGTCCGCGACGGCCGGGGCAAACCGGTCGCGGACGCCCTCGTCGCCAGCGCCCGCTCGGAGGCGCGGACGGGCCCCGACGGCCGGTGTCGGCTCACCTTCCGGGCGCCCGGATTCAGGCGCGTCGTCGCCGCCAAGGAACCGGGCGAGCGCGTCGCCTACGAGCCCACCTCGGCGCTCGTGCGGGCCGTCCCCGCGTCCACGCGACGGCTCGCGGGCCGGATGGACGCGCGGTCCGACTAG
- a CDS encoding HD domain-containing protein yields MGVEIKETRVSDAEFEAMTEFVFEYLAASVEKEDEGGRMRWYPWHSAEYRHNHILNVVSLAEEIARKEGADVDVTRVAALFHDVAKLEADQELHAEAGARVARKYLESRGEYPESFVDQVCRAVENHSYQGDLSDVSLETQSLIEADLLDKVGANGTALMLLRMGYEARTHMDADEMIERVLERGREAGSRVESDTAESIAHQRLKRVKWFGEWLEDEIAELGD; encoded by the coding sequence GTGGGCGTCGAGATAAAAGAGACCAGAGTCTCCGACGCCGAGTTCGAGGCGATGACCGAGTTCGTCTTCGAGTACCTCGCGGCCAGCGTCGAGAAGGAAGACGAGGGGGGACGGATGCGCTGGTACCCGTGGCACTCCGCGGAGTACCGGCACAACCACATCCTCAACGTCGTCTCCCTCGCCGAGGAGATCGCCCGCAAGGAGGGCGCCGACGTCGACGTCACGCGCGTCGCCGCGCTCTTTCACGACGTGGCCAAACTCGAAGCCGACCAGGAACTGCACGCGGAGGCCGGCGCTCGCGTCGCCCGCAAGTACCTCGAATCGCGCGGGGAGTACCCCGAGTCGTTCGTCGATCAGGTGTGTCGCGCCGTCGAGAACCACTCCTATCAGGGGGATCTGTCGGACGTCTCGCTGGAGACGCAGTCTCTCATCGAGGCCGACCTGCTCGACAAGGTCGGCGCCAACGGCACGGCGCTCATGCTGTTGCGGATGGGCTACGAGGCCCGGACGCACATGGACGCCGACGAGATGATCGAGCGCGTCCTCGAACGGGGCCGCGAGGCCGGTTCGCGCGTCGAGAGCGACACGGCCGAGAGCATCGCCCACCAGCGACTCAAGCGCGTGAAGTGGTTCGGGGAGTGGCTCGAAGACGAGATCGCCGAACTCGGGGACTGA
- a CDS encoding chemotaxis protein CheC, whose amino-acid sequence MRLDVNALGTFYRMAREGAGLSAGRLTKMAGVDTRVGVTKLNFMRGSEIRRNFEDGVEKVGIRVDISGGLEGHAVVVFDRQSALEIVEMLVADDEVEAFDEMSRSAAKEVGQVINNGFIDGWADVLETVIDVSTPGFIEGTSAEPFLADVDETPDEGDLALLFESQIEAVGTEIAFSHYLFPERESMAQLLERLRENDGIEYDKLDGFDRMAEQGAEEVAKTATSLTGIETGVEIRRLNFVSLEAIPQEFVGGKLVGVAFEFDGTPSGYLLFMFDEESAREVVKAMVPTGTESPEEEGFDEMGKSAIMELGNIMASGFLDGWANVLDTTIDHSTPEFIHDIGAAAVDPVVVGLGQNQEFAFVFDTVITAAGRQFDCEVYAIPDEEDLERALNNLDVGRIEETPTTAEFDEIEGT is encoded by the coding sequence ATGAGGCTGGACGTCAACGCGCTGGGGACGTTCTACCGCATGGCCCGCGAGGGAGCGGGCCTGTCGGCCGGCCGGCTCACGAAGATGGCCGGCGTCGACACCCGGGTAGGCGTCACGAAGCTCAACTTCATGCGCGGCTCGGAGATCCGCCGCAACTTCGAGGACGGCGTCGAGAAGGTCGGCATCCGCGTCGACATCTCCGGCGGCCTCGAGGGCCACGCCGTGGTCGTCTTCGACCGCCAGAGCGCCCTCGAGATCGTCGAGATGCTCGTCGCCGACGACGAGGTGGAGGCGTTCGACGAGATGAGCCGCAGCGCCGCCAAGGAGGTCGGTCAGGTGATCAACAACGGCTTCATCGACGGCTGGGCCGACGTTCTGGAGACGGTGATCGACGTCTCGACGCCGGGGTTCATCGAGGGGACCTCCGCCGAACCGTTCCTCGCGGACGTCGACGAGACGCCCGACGAGGGCGACCTCGCGTTGCTCTTCGAGAGCCAGATCGAGGCCGTCGGCACCGAAATCGCCTTCAGCCACTACCTCTTCCCGGAACGGGAGTCGATGGCCCAGTTGCTCGAACGCCTGCGCGAGAACGACGGCATCGAGTACGACAAACTGGACGGCTTCGACCGGATGGCCGAACAGGGTGCCGAGGAGGTCGCGAAGACGGCGACGTCGCTGACGGGGATCGAGACCGGCGTCGAGATCCGGCGGCTGAACTTCGTCTCGCTGGAGGCCATCCCCCAGGAGTTCGTCGGCGGGAAACTCGTCGGCGTCGCCTTCGAGTTCGACGGGACCCCAAGCGGCTACCTCCTGTTCATGTTCGACGAGGAGTCCGCCCGCGAGGTCGTCAAGGCGATGGTGCCGACCGGGACCGAGAGTCCGGAGGAGGAGGGCTTCGACGAGATGGGCAAGAGCGCCATCATGGAACTCGGGAACATCATGGCAAGCGGCTTCCTCGACGGCTGGGCGAACGTGCTGGACACGACGATCGACCACTCGACGCCGGAGTTCATCCACGACATCGGCGCCGCGGCGGTCGACCCCGTCGTCGTCGGCCTCGGCCAGAACCAGGAGTTCGCGTTCGTCTTCGACACCGTCATCACCGCCGCCGGCCGCCAGTTCGACTGCGAGGTGTACGCGATCCCCGACGAAGAGGACCTCGAACGAGCGCTGAACAACCTCGACGTCGGCCGCATCGAGGAGACGCCGACGACCGCCGAGTTCGACGAAATCGAAGGCACATGA
- a CDS encoding chemotaxis protein CheD has product MKTYGSEPGAPEPVQVGISELVVSEGEDTLKSYGLGSCLAIALYDPGTDVGGLAHVMLPDGDESESSDAKPGKYADTAIRALLRRMVERGATYTDVEAKIAGGSDMFEFDSFGDGVGQRNVEAAKEELEKLGVPLVAEDVGGEHGRTVEFTPGTGLLVVKTASDGGGVTEL; this is encoded by the coding sequence ATGAAAACCTACGGCTCCGAACCGGGCGCCCCCGAACCGGTACAGGTCGGGATCTCCGAACTCGTCGTCAGCGAGGGCGAGGACACGCTCAAGTCCTACGGCCTCGGCTCCTGTCTGGCCATCGCCCTCTACGATCCCGGGACGGACGTCGGCGGCCTCGCCCACGTCATGCTTCCGGACGGCGACGAGTCCGAGAGCAGCGACGCCAAACCCGGCAAGTACGCCGACACGGCCATCCGCGCGCTGTTGCGCCGGATGGTCGAACGCGGGGCCACCTACACCGACGTCGAGGCGAAGATCGCCGGCGGTAGCGACATGTTCGAGTTCGACAGCTTCGGCGACGGCGTCGGCCAGCGCAACGTCGAAGCCGCCAAGGAGGAACTCGAGAAACTCGGCGTCCCGCTCGTCGCCGAGGACGTCGGCGGCGAACACGGCCGGACCGTCGAGTTCACCCCCGGAACCGGACTCCTCGTGGTCAAGACCGCAAGCGACGGCGGCGGAGTGACGGAGCTGTGA
- a CDS encoding DNA topoisomerase I, with protein MELIITEKDNAARRITDILSGGSMDASRENGVNVYEWGGKRCVGLSGHVVGVDFPPEYSDWRDVEPVELIDAEIEKTPTKENIVATLRILARQADAVTIATDYDREGELIGKEAYEIVRDVNEDAPIRRVRFSSITENEVQNAFAEPEDLDFDLAAAGEARQIIDLMWGAALTRFLSLSAGQLGEDFISVGRVQSPTLKLIVDREHEIEAFEPETYWELFADLVKEGESFESQYFYRDGDDNEAERVWDGDAAEAVYETLSSASAATVVDVNRRTRTDAPPAPFNTTQFIRAASAVGFSASRAMSIAEDLYTAGYITYPRTDNTVYPDDLEPEDLLDEFVGHPTLGESAESLLEAEEIVPTEGDEETTDHPPIHPTGEIPVRGNDVDEDEWTVYELVVRRFYATVAEAAVWEHLKVVSEVDGERLKANGKRLLEAGYHEVYPYYNTSENYVPAVEEGEELAITDAEIEEKETQPPRRYGQSRLIETMEKMGIGTKATRHETLQKLYDRGYVEGDPPRPTRLAMAVVEAAENYADRVVSEEMTAQLEADMSAIAGGEATLEDVTDESREMLETIFEELADSREEIGDHLRKSLKEDKRLGPCPECGEDLLVRRSRYGSYFVGCDGYPDCEYTLPLPSTGKPLIMDRECEEHGLNEVKMLAGRNTFVHGCPLCKAEEAGEGPILGDCPECGESATSETSRDGDTVDEGGELAIKTLRSGSRLVGCTRYPDCEYSLPLPRRGEIEVTDERCEEHDLPELVVHSGDEPWELGCPICNYREFQARESESGSDLESLDGIGAKTAEKLAAVGIESIDDLTDADPETVAADVDGISADRVRSWQANA; from the coding sequence GGACGTCGAGCCGGTCGAACTGATCGACGCCGAGATCGAGAAGACGCCGACGAAGGAGAACATCGTCGCGACGCTGCGGATCCTCGCGCGGCAGGCCGACGCGGTCACCATCGCGACCGACTACGACCGCGAGGGCGAACTCATCGGCAAGGAGGCCTACGAGATCGTCCGGGACGTCAACGAGGACGCCCCCATCCGGCGGGTGCGCTTCTCCTCGATCACGGAGAACGAGGTCCAAAACGCCTTCGCCGAACCCGAGGACCTCGACTTCGACCTCGCGGCCGCCGGCGAGGCCCGCCAGATCATCGACCTGATGTGGGGGGCGGCGCTCACGCGCTTTCTCTCGCTGTCGGCGGGGCAACTCGGCGAGGACTTCATCTCCGTCGGCCGGGTCCAGTCGCCGACGCTGAAGCTGATCGTCGACCGCGAACACGAGATCGAGGCGTTCGAGCCCGAGACCTACTGGGAACTGTTCGCCGACCTCGTCAAGGAAGGCGAGTCCTTCGAGTCCCAGTACTTCTACCGCGACGGGGACGACAACGAGGCCGAGCGCGTCTGGGACGGAGACGCCGCCGAGGCGGTCTACGAGACGCTCTCGTCGGCGTCGGCGGCGACGGTCGTCGACGTCAACCGCCGGACGCGCACCGACGCGCCGCCGGCGCCGTTCAACACGACGCAGTTCATCCGCGCGGCAAGCGCCGTCGGCTTCTCGGCCTCGCGGGCGATGTCGATCGCCGAGGACCTCTACACCGCCGGTTACATCACCTACCCGCGAACGGACAACACGGTCTACCCCGACGACCTAGAGCCCGAGGACCTGCTCGACGAGTTCGTCGGCCACCCGACGCTCGGCGAGTCCGCCGAGTCGCTGCTGGAGGCCGAGGAGATCGTTCCCACGGAGGGCGACGAGGAGACGACCGACCACCCGCCGATCCACCCGACGGGCGAGATTCCCGTCCGGGGCAACGACGTCGACGAGGACGAGTGGACGGTGTACGAACTCGTCGTTCGGCGTTTCTACGCCACCGTCGCGGAGGCGGCCGTCTGGGAGCACCTCAAGGTCGTCTCCGAGGTCGACGGCGAGCGGCTGAAGGCCAACGGCAAGCGCCTGCTCGAGGCGGGCTACCACGAGGTCTACCCCTACTACAACACCTCCGAGAACTACGTCCCGGCCGTCGAGGAGGGCGAGGAACTGGCGATCACCGACGCCGAGATCGAGGAGAAGGAGACCCAGCCGCCCCGCCGGTACGGCCAGTCGCGGCTCATCGAGACCATGGAGAAGATGGGCATCGGGACGAAGGCGACCCGCCACGAGACCCTCCAGAAGCTCTACGACCGCGGCTACGTCGAGGGCGACCCGCCGCGGCCCACCCGGCTCGCGATGGCGGTCGTCGAGGCCGCCGAGAACTACGCCGACCGCGTCGTCAGCGAGGAGATGACCGCTCAGCTCGAAGCCGACATGAGCGCCATCGCGGGCGGCGAGGCGACCCTCGAGGACGTCACCGACGAGTCCCGGGAGATGCTGGAGACGATCTTCGAGGAACTGGCCGACTCGCGCGAGGAGATCGGCGACCACCTGCGGAAGTCGCTCAAGGAAGACAAGCGCCTCGGCCCCTGCCCCGAGTGCGGCGAGGACCTGCTCGTCCGGCGTAGCCGCTACGGCTCGTACTTCGTCGGCTGCGACGGCTACCCCGACTGCGAGTACACGCTGCCGCTGCCCTCGACGGGCAAGCCGCTGATCATGGACCGCGAGTGCGAGGAGCACGGTCTCAACGAGGTGAAGATGCTCGCCGGCCGCAACACGTTCGTCCACGGCTGTCCGCTCTGCAAGGCCGAGGAGGCCGGCGAGGGGCCGATCCTCGGCGACTGTCCGGAGTGTGGGGAGAGCGCAACGTCGGAGACGTCACGAGACGGTGACACAGTCGACGAAGGCGGCGAACTCGCGATCAAGACCCTCCGGAGCGGCTCGCGGCTCGTCGGCTGTACGCGCTACCCCGACTGCGAGTACTCGCTGCCCCTGCCCCGTCGCGGCGAGATCGAGGTCACCGACGAGCGCTGTGAGGAACACGACCTGCCCGAACTCGTCGTCCACAGCGGCGACGAGCCGTGGGAACTGGGCTGTCCGATCTGCAACTACCGGGAGTTTCAGGCCCGCGAGAGCGAGTCGGGGTCGGACCTCGAGAGCCTCGACGGCATCGGCGCGAAGACCGCCGAGAAGCTGGCGGCGGTCGGCATCGAGAGTATCGATGATCTGACCGACGCCGATCCCGAGACGGTCGCCGCCGACGTCGACGGGATCAGCGCCGACCGCGTCCGGAGCTGGCAGGCCAACGCCTGA
- a CDS encoding CheR family methyltransferase has translation MSDDAFERVLAYVESEMGFATSHYNDSYLDRRVTSRMRRTDTPSYEAYLELLREDPDEREALLGALSINVTGFFRNPDVWAGIREVMRDLSAANESVHVWSAACADGREPYSLSMLAHDDPEIDETSVHVLATDISEPALETARSGVYEESRTVDLRDQLAFLDDPERYVERDDRRYHVSRAVRRNVTFERHDLINDEPRAGFDLVICRNLFIYIDADYKRSMLDTISQSLLPGGYLVIGKAETIPPETGSEFEIHDSRLRIYRRDPDARRRRR, from the coding sequence GTGAGCGACGACGCGTTCGAGCGGGTGCTCGCGTACGTCGAATCGGAGATGGGGTTCGCGACGAGCCACTACAACGACAGCTACCTCGACCGGCGGGTCACCTCGCGGATGCGACGGACCGACACCCCGAGCTACGAGGCCTACCTCGAGTTGCTCCGCGAGGACCCCGACGAGCGGGAGGCGCTGCTGGGTGCGCTGAGCATCAACGTCACCGGCTTCTTTCGCAACCCGGACGTCTGGGCCGGCATCCGGGAGGTCATGCGCGACCTCTCGGCGGCCAACGAGAGCGTCCACGTCTGGAGCGCCGCCTGCGCCGACGGCCGCGAGCCCTACTCGCTGTCGATGCTCGCCCACGACGACCCCGAGATCGACGAGACGTCCGTCCACGTGCTGGCGACCGACATCAGCGAACCCGCCCTCGAAACCGCCCGCAGCGGCGTCTACGAGGAGTCACGCACCGTCGACCTCCGCGACCAGCTCGCGTTCCTCGACGACCCCGAACGGTACGTCGAGCGCGACGACCGGCGCTACCACGTCTCCAGGGCGGTCCGCCGGAACGTCACGTTCGAGCGCCACGACCTCATCAACGACGAGCCCCGGGCCGGGTTCGACCTCGTGATCTGCCGGAACCTGTTTATCTACATCGACGCCGACTACAAGCGCTCGATGCTGGATACCATCTCGCAGTCGCTGCTCCCGGGAGGGTACCTCGTCATCGGGAAAGCCGAGACGATCCCGCCCGAGACGGGCTCGGAGTTCGAGATCCACGACAGCCGCCTGCGGATCTACCGGCGCGACCCCGACGCCCGTCGGCGGCGGCGCTGA
- a CDS encoding LysE family translocator, with amino-acid sequence MTSAVTSLFAGVVFGVALAAPPGPMNAIIAGESVVRGWGAGFRAGVGAMLADVVFFVLAFAGVAAVVGENPTVEHLLYVCGGVLMLAFAVDAVGEAREASFTGGVDDASTGFRKAFALSLTNPYQIGFWLTVGVGLLQPGVVDVLSRVPAVGASLEGLLVVQTGSPALLVGFFAGILVWIVTYPAALVAAGRRVDAFAPVVALLSGVVLAGFGALFLALGARGFV; translated from the coding sequence GTGACCTCCGCCGTGACATCGCTGTTCGCCGGCGTCGTCTTCGGCGTCGCGCTGGCGGCCCCGCCGGGGCCGATGAACGCCATCATCGCCGGGGAGAGCGTCGTCCGCGGGTGGGGCGCGGGCTTTCGCGCCGGCGTCGGGGCCATGCTCGCGGACGTGGTCTTCTTCGTCCTCGCGTTCGCGGGCGTCGCCGCGGTCGTCGGCGAGAACCCGACCGTCGAGCACCTGCTGTACGTCTGCGGGGGCGTGCTCATGCTTGCGTTCGCCGTCGACGCCGTCGGCGAGGCCCGCGAGGCGTCGTTCACCGGCGGCGTCGACGACGCCTCGACGGGCTTCCGGAAGGCGTTCGCGCTCTCGCTGACGAACCCCTACCAGATCGGCTTCTGGCTCACCGTCGGCGTCGGCCTGCTCCAGCCGGGGGTCGTCGACGTCCTCTCGCGGGTGCCGGCCGTCGGCGCGAGCCTCGAAGGTCTGCTGGTCGTCCAGACGGGGAGCCCGGCGCTGCTCGTGGGCTTCTTCGCGGGCATCCTCGTCTGGATCGTGACCTACCCGGCCGCGCTCGTCGCCGCCGGGCGGCGCGTCGACGCGTTCGCGCCGGTCGTCGCGCTGCTGAGCGGGGTCGTCCTCGCGGGGTTCGGTGCGCTCTTTCTCGCGCTGGGCGCCCGCGGGTTCGTCTGA